The following coding sequences are from one Prochlorococcus sp. MIT 0604 window:
- the secA gene encoding preprotein translocase subunit SecA, which translates to MLKLLLGDPNTRKLKRYQPIVEEINFLEEEISQLTDDELRKETHNLQSKISSELDSKKQKELLEEFLPKAFAIVREASKRVLEMRHFDVQLIGGMVLHECQIAEMKTGEGKTLVATLPCYLNALTGKGVHVVTVNDYLARRDAEWMGQVHRFLGLSVGLIQQDMNPVERKKNYDCDITYATNSELGFDYLRDNMSTDINEVVQRKFNYCVIDEVDSILIDEARTPLIISGQVERPQEKYQKAAELSLALVKAKELSKDGIDPEGDYEVDEKQRSCILTDQGFAKCEEYLGVNDLYNPQDPWAHYITNALKAKELFIKDVNYIIKNDEAVIVDEFTGRVMPGRRWSDGQHQAIEAKENLRIQPETQTLASITYQNFFLLYPGLAGMTGTAKTEEVEFEKTYKLESTVIPTNQIRKRQDWSDQVFKTEIGKWRAVAKETAQIHKDGRPVLVGTTSVEKSELLSSLLSEEKIPHNLLNAKPENVEREAEIVAQAGRAGAVTIATNMAGRGTDIILGGNSDYMARLKLKEILIPLLVKPDNEHKPPIPKQRNSKSKGGFSKKSGSNSKKNISISSTNLFPCKLDEEIEKKLSLLSDELVENWGDRQLSVLEIDDRIATAAEKAPTDDKFIKLLRESLSDVKKEYDKVLIHEEAKVREAGGLHVIGTERHESRRVDNQLRGRAGRQGDLGSTRFFLSLEDNLLRIFGGDRVANLMNAFRVDEDMPIESGMLTRSLESAQKKVETYYYDIRKQVFEYDEVMNNQRKAVYGERLRVLQGIDLKKQVIGYGERTMSEIVDAYINPDLPPEEWNIDQLISKVKEFIYLLDDLKSDDINLLSIEELKNYLQEQLRIAYDLKESQIEKIRQGLMREAERFFILQQIDNLWREHLQSMDSLRESVGLRGYGQKDPLIEYKNEGYDMFLEMMTNMRRNVIYSMFMFQPKTEVHERN; encoded by the coding sequence ATGCTAAAACTTTTGTTAGGGGATCCGAATACACGAAAGTTAAAGCGCTATCAACCAATAGTGGAAGAGATAAATTTTTTAGAAGAAGAAATTTCTCAATTGACTGATGATGAGCTAAGAAAAGAAACTCATAATCTTCAATCAAAGATTTCATCAGAATTAGATTCGAAAAAACAAAAAGAACTTCTAGAAGAGTTTCTTCCTAAAGCTTTTGCAATCGTAAGAGAAGCAAGTAAACGTGTTCTAGAAATGAGACATTTTGATGTTCAGTTAATTGGCGGGATGGTTTTACATGAGTGTCAAATAGCTGAGATGAAGACTGGAGAGGGAAAAACTCTTGTTGCAACATTACCTTGTTATTTAAATGCTCTTACTGGAAAAGGTGTTCATGTGGTTACTGTAAATGATTATTTAGCTAGAAGAGATGCAGAGTGGATGGGACAAGTTCATCGTTTTTTAGGTTTATCTGTTGGCTTAATTCAGCAAGATATGAACCCAGTTGAGAGAAAGAAAAATTATGATTGTGATATAACTTATGCAACAAATTCCGAATTAGGATTTGATTATTTAAGAGATAATATGTCTACCGATATTAATGAGGTAGTTCAAAGAAAATTCAATTACTGCGTAATTGATGAGGTTGATTCAATATTAATTGATGAAGCAAGAACGCCTCTAATCATTTCTGGGCAAGTTGAAAGACCACAAGAAAAATATCAAAAAGCTGCTGAATTATCTCTAGCATTAGTCAAAGCAAAAGAATTAAGTAAAGATGGTATTGATCCAGAAGGTGATTATGAAGTTGATGAAAAGCAAAGAAGTTGCATATTAACTGATCAGGGTTTTGCAAAATGTGAAGAGTATTTGGGAGTGAATGATTTATATAATCCTCAAGATCCTTGGGCGCATTACATAACTAACGCTTTAAAAGCCAAAGAATTGTTTATTAAAGATGTAAATTATATTATCAAGAACGATGAGGCTGTGATAGTGGATGAATTTACTGGTAGGGTGATGCCAGGAAGGCGTTGGAGTGATGGACAACATCAGGCAATAGAAGCAAAAGAGAATCTTAGAATTCAGCCTGAGACGCAAACATTAGCATCTATAACTTATCAGAATTTTTTCCTTTTATATCCTGGTTTAGCAGGAATGACGGGAACTGCAAAAACTGAGGAGGTTGAATTTGAAAAAACTTATAAATTAGAATCAACAGTGATACCTACAAATCAAATAAGGAAAAGACAAGATTGGTCTGATCAAGTATTTAAGACAGAGATTGGTAAATGGAGAGCTGTTGCTAAAGAAACTGCTCAAATTCATAAAGATGGTAGACCTGTTTTAGTTGGTACAACAAGTGTTGAAAAAAGTGAATTATTAAGTTCACTTTTATCTGAAGAAAAAATTCCCCATAATCTTTTAAATGCTAAGCCAGAAAACGTTGAACGTGAGGCAGAAATTGTTGCTCAAGCAGGAAGAGCAGGTGCTGTTACTATTGCGACTAATATGGCTGGAAGGGGAACAGATATAATTCTTGGTGGTAATAGTGATTATATGGCAAGGCTGAAATTAAAAGAGATATTAATTCCTTTGTTAGTAAAGCCTGATAATGAGCATAAGCCACCAATTCCTAAACAAAGAAATTCAAAATCTAAGGGGGGTTTTTCTAAAAAATCTGGTTCGAATTCGAAAAAGAACATTTCAATTTCTTCAACTAATCTTTTCCCTTGTAAGCTTGATGAAGAAATTGAAAAGAAACTCTCCCTTTTATCTGATGAACTTGTTGAAAATTGGGGAGATAGACAACTTTCTGTCTTGGAGATTGATGACAGGATTGCTACAGCTGCAGAAAAAGCGCCGACTGATGATAAGTTTATAAAGCTTTTGAGAGAATCTTTGTCTGATGTAAAAAAAGAATATGATAAAGTTTTGATTCATGAAGAAGCAAAAGTAAGAGAGGCTGGCGGTTTACATGTCATTGGTACTGAAAGACATGAATCCAGAAGAGTGGATAATCAACTTAGAGGTAGAGCAGGAAGACAAGGTGATCTTGGTAGTACAAGATTCTTTTTATCTTTAGAAGATAATTTATTAAGGATTTTTGGAGGTGATAGGGTAGCAAATCTAATGAATGCGTTTAGGGTTGACGAAGATATGCCTATTGAGTCAGGAATGCTTACTAGGTCTCTAGAAAGTGCTCAAAAGAAAGTTGAAACCTACTATTACGATATCAGAAAACAAGTTTTTGAATACGACGAGGTAATGAACAACCAAAGAAAAGCAGTTTATGGAGAAAGACTAAGAGTATTGCAAGGAATTGACTTAAAGAAACAAGTAATAGGATATGGAGAAAGAACAATGAGTGAAATTGTAGATGCTTATATTAATCCTGATCTTCCTCCAGAAGAATGGAATATTGATCAATTAATTTCAAAAGTAAAAGAATTTATATATTTATTAGATGATCTTAAATCTGATGATATTAATTTACTGTCAATAGAAGAATTAAAAAACTATCTTCAAGAGCAGTTGCGAATAGCTTATGATTTAAAGGAATCACAAATAGAAAAGATACGTCAGGGATTAATGAGAGAAGCTGAAAGATTTTTCATTTTGCAGCAAATCGATAATTTGTGGAGAGAACATCTTCAATCTATGGATTCTTTGCGTGAATCAGTAGGATTGAGAGGTTATGGTCAAAAAGATCCTTTAATCGAATATAAAAATGAAGGATATGACATGTTTCTCGAAATGATGACTAATATGAGGAGAAATGTTATTTATTCAATGTTTATGTTTCAACCTAAAACTGAAGTTCATGAAAGGAATTAG
- a CDS encoding GNAT family N-acetyltransferase — MKEISLITHSKGALGLRVFGLGPNLKPTNGLIKLQKLLDKNAFWAKNRTINDLKKCLANSDVVISVWVGKEIVGFGRALTDGIYRGVLWDIVIDQNHQGKGFGTLIVKNLLSSKKIKNTKKLYLMTTNKKLFYSQFDFKEVTSQNLLIREI; from the coding sequence ATGAAAGAAATATCTTTAATCACTCATTCCAAAGGAGCTTTAGGGTTAAGGGTTTTTGGATTAGGTCCTAATCTTAAACCAACGAATGGATTAATCAAGCTACAAAAGTTACTAGATAAAAATGCTTTCTGGGCAAAAAATAGAACAATTAATGATCTAAAAAAATGTCTTGCTAACAGTGATGTTGTAATTAGTGTTTGGGTTGGTAAAGAAATAGTAGGTTTTGGTAGAGCTTTAACCGACGGGATTTACCGCGGAGTTCTTTGGGATATTGTCATAGATCAAAATCACCAAGGCAAGGGTTTTGGTACATTAATTGTAAAAAATCTTTTATCTTCGAAAAAAATTAAAAATACCAAAAAATTATATTTAATGACGACAAATAAAAAATTATTTTATTCTCAATTTGATTTTAAAGAAGTTACTTCTCAAAATTTATTAATTCGTGAAATATGA
- a CDS encoding nuclear transport factor 2 family protein, with protein sequence MTRVISIEDLEELFTKPYGKDAPTKQKWAEFYHENVIFKDPTQETEGLDSYFKAQEKLVKRCDDVFLETHAISITGDCGFVEWTMGLKIMGKEFVYPGTTRLLFGENGLIKEHRDYFDFCGPTFGPVPILGPFIRWLYSKFVS encoded by the coding sequence ATGACAAGAGTAATTTCTATTGAGGATTTAGAGGAATTATTTACTAAACCTTATGGTAAAGATGCGCCAACCAAACAAAAATGGGCAGAATTTTATCATGAGAATGTTATTTTTAAAGACCCAACGCAGGAAACAGAGGGCTTAGACTCTTATTTTAAAGCTCAAGAAAAATTAGTTAAAAGATGTGATGATGTTTTTTTAGAAACTCATGCAATTTCCATAACTGGTGATTGTGGATTTGTTGAATGGACCATGGGTTTAAAAATTATGGGTAAAGAATTTGTTTATCCTGGGACTACTCGTTTATTATTTGGTGAAAATGGATTAATAAAAGAGCATAGAGATTACTTTGATTTTTGCGGTCCAACTTTTGGACCAGTTCCTATTTTAGGACCTTTTATAAGATGGCTTTATAGTAAATTTGTTTCTTGA
- a CDS encoding primase-like DNA-binding domain-containing protein: MGLYKWVGTRWEHFGKRKPKDAITTPLHNWLDHQNWENRSNHHLASITSELLARIEHPTWDSKHLMSFKNGTFNINKQSFDKSHNRKDYLTHSFNFNYSPDAKCPTWIKFLNESFNNDQEKIELLKAAFKWSISPKDNTRPYLMELIFDLYGLKGSGKGTTLEVLRAIAGGSEACGGLKASSLKPTELFSLIGKKIAYDPDSSGHISEVGKFNSIISNEPVLVKQLFFNESFERLGVVCWRAFNDNPTASGGGVEGLGRRMVTLKFHTTAANPDPQLKNKLLAEVEGIFWWCWSMDDNKMFDVLRNRGNIAAIAEDTIENLLDNQPVLQFVYELAGDSEQKYKASEIYSKYRDWCDETGRHKMTSTNFGKELGKMKGFIKKWKGMDGNYYFISELKKIDLAKHFGISTNARFNPPSCKVANPNPPSSNPPPEKEKEESMEGMEGSNTKNSFKNKKDFIYIKEKRKKTLHTLQPSIIDIELAVGSAWDTGSDDDPHWDTLLE; this comes from the coding sequence ATAGGCTTATATAAATGGGTGGGAACAAGGTGGGAACACTTCGGAAAAAGAAAACCTAAGGATGCAATAACTACTCCATTACATAATTGGCTGGATCATCAGAATTGGGAGAATAGATCAAATCATCATTTGGCATCAATAACAAGTGAATTATTGGCAAGGATTGAGCATCCAACATGGGACTCTAAACATTTAATGAGTTTCAAAAATGGGACATTTAATATTAATAAGCAATCCTTTGATAAGAGCCATAACAGAAAAGATTATTTAACTCACAGTTTTAACTTTAATTATTCTCCTGATGCAAAATGTCCTACATGGATAAAGTTTCTTAATGAGTCTTTTAATAACGATCAAGAAAAAATTGAATTATTGAAAGCAGCTTTTAAATGGTCAATTTCTCCCAAAGATAATACAAGACCTTATTTGATGGAATTAATTTTTGATCTTTATGGCCTTAAAGGATCAGGGAAGGGGACAACATTAGAAGTCTTAAGAGCTATAGCTGGAGGGAGTGAGGCTTGTGGAGGACTTAAGGCATCTTCATTAAAACCAACAGAATTATTTTCATTAATTGGTAAAAAGATTGCATATGATCCAGACTCTTCAGGGCATATATCAGAAGTTGGAAAATTTAATTCAATTATTAGTAATGAACCAGTTTTAGTTAAACAATTATTCTTCAATGAAAGTTTTGAAAGATTAGGAGTTGTTTGTTGGAGAGCCTTTAATGATAATCCAACTGCATCAGGTGGAGGCGTTGAAGGACTTGGTAGAAGAATGGTAACTTTAAAATTTCATACAACAGCAGCTAATCCAGATCCACAATTAAAAAATAAATTACTTGCAGAAGTTGAAGGTATTTTTTGGTGGTGTTGGAGTATGGATGACAATAAAATGTTTGATGTTTTAAGGAATAGAGGAAATATTGCTGCAATAGCTGAAGATACTATTGAAAACCTTTTAGATAATCAGCCTGTTCTCCAATTTGTTTATGAACTAGCTGGAGATAGTGAGCAAAAATATAAAGCATCAGAAATTTACTCTAAATATCGTGATTGGTGTGATGAAACAGGCAGGCATAAAATGACTTCTACAAATTTTGGAAAAGAACTTGGAAAGATGAAGGGTTTTATAAAAAAATGGAAGGGTATGGATGGTAACTATTACTTTATTAGTGAATTAAAGAAAATTGATTTAGCTAAACATTTTGGAATCTCAACTAATGCAAGGTTCAACCCTCCATCATGCAAGGTTGCTAACCCAAACCCTCCATCTTCAAATCCTCCTCCTGAAAAGGAAAAAGAAGAATCTATGGAAGGTATGGAAGGTTCAAACACTAAAAATAGTTTTAAAAACAAAAAAGATTTTATCTATATAAAAGAAAAAAGAAAGAAAACCCTCCATACCCTCCAACCCTCCATAATTGATATAGAGCTAGCAGTAGGTTCAGCATGGGATACAGGGTCAGATGATGATCCACATTGGGATACTCTTCTAGAGTAG